Proteins from one Coturnix japonica isolate 7356 chromosome 5, Coturnix japonica 2.1, whole genome shotgun sequence genomic window:
- the FANCF gene encoding LOW QUALITY PROTEIN: Fanconi anemia group F protein (The sequence of the model RefSeq protein was modified relative to this genomic sequence to represent the inferred CDS: inserted 2 bases in 1 codon), with translation MSSSVNRITSLFPWWLGLVLVPSVRRGLRSNRRRXMEAVLGQVAELPALLAVSRSNLVRDWDPPTLDRALEWTRYFQHLHDRFRGRPRLRDALGRRLRRGQTGSPLSFRHLGGCSELLGLALLENRSLPPAACSRLLQRLLQGEADPEPVRLALCARRKAASCLLEGLSPSSCPRVRTEAELLLCRLREDGLEAGETLSWLGPVLEQLPQPRAFAVVTEALLRQEGGAEAGSVADPLLSWLMDDIHRFSACCLLLPGSVLAMLADRYAQLCRRYLDVLAEWGSHFLYDPLQGRWVKSSPEEAKLSWEELRERFGCLCQGSVQLREQTQAALKLLKARDGDFEVCGLSVWTDLLLEVEKDLRKKQSPKV, from the exons ATGTCCAGCTCAGTCAATAGGATTACAAGTCTCTTCCCCTGGTGGCTCGGACTGGTTCTCGTTCCAAGCGTGAGGCGGGGCTTGCGCTCAAACCGGCGGCG CATGGAGGCCGTGTTGGGGCAGGTGGCGGAGCTGCCGGCGTTGCTCGCCGTGTCCCGCTCCAACCTGGTGCGGGACTGGGACCCCCCGACCTTGGACAGGGCTCTGGAGTGGACTCGCTACTTCCAGCACCTCCACGACCGCTTCCGAGGCCGGCCCCGGCTCCGGGACGCCTTGGGGCGGCGGTTGCGGCGGGGTCAGACGGGCAGCCCGCTTTCCTTCCGCCACTTGGGCGGCTGCTCGGAGCTGCTGGGCCTGGCTCTGCTGGAGAATCGCTCTTTGCCGCCCGCCGCCTGCAGCCGCCTCCTCCAGCGCCTTCTGCAGGGGGAGGCTGACCCCGAGCCGGTCCGCCTGGCGCTGTGTGCCCGTAGGAAGGCCGCCTCCTGCCTTCTGGAGGGCTTATCGCCGTCCTCGTGTCCGCGAGTGCGCACGGAAGCGGAGCTGCTGTTGTGCCGGCTGAGGGAGGACGGGCTGGAGGCTGGGGAGACCCTCAGCTGGCTTGGCCCTGTCCTggagcagctcccccagccccggGCTTTTGCTGTGGTGACGGAGGCCCTGTTACGGCAGGAGGGTGGAGCAGAAGCTGGAAGCGTTGCCGACCCCCTGCTTTCTTGGCTCATGGACGATATTCACCGGTTTTCTGCCTGTTGTCTGCTCCTCCCGGGCTCTGTTCTCGCCATGCTGGCCGATCGCTATGCCCAATTATGCAGGCGTTATTTGGATGTGTTAGCTGAGTGGGGAAGTCACTTTCTGTATGACCCGCTGCAAGGGCGGTGGGTTAAAAGTAGTCCTGAGGAAGCTAAATTAAGTTGGGAGGAGCTTAGGGAGCGTTTTGGCTGCCTCTGTCAGGGATCTGTGCAACTCAGGGAGCAAACCCAAGCTGCTCTGAAGCTCCTGAAGGCCCGAGATGGAGACTTTGAAGTCTGTGGCCTAAGTGTGTGGACTGACTTGCTGCTGGAAGTGGAGAAAGACttgaggaagaagcagagccCAAAAGTGTGA